A region from the Janthinobacterium agaricidamnosum genome encodes:
- a CDS encoding LysR family transcriptional regulator ArgP, which translates to MLDYAALAALAAVLREGSFERAARALHVTPSAISQRIRLLEERVGCALVIRDQPCRATETGRRLCQHVDQVQLLEQDLQGTLPALAQTALGVSRASVPVAVNADSLATWLTPAIAAFAAGHPVLLQVAVDDQDHTAEWLRSGAVLAAVSATARPASGCNSRPLGAMRYLAAASPAFLQRYFAHGVGAASLALAPSLVFNAKDELQARWVRRLCHRHVELPRHALPSSHAFVTAALAGMGWGLHPQALIQPHIDNGSLVELLPDTPLDVALYWHTARAASGLLDGLSAAIVAAARTALLPP; encoded by the coding sequence ATGCTCGATTATGCCGCCCTCGCCGCCCTGGCCGCCGTCCTCCGCGAAGGCAGTTTCGAGCGCGCCGCACGCGCCTTGCACGTGACGCCATCGGCCATTTCGCAGCGCATCCGCCTGCTGGAAGAGCGCGTCGGCTGCGCGCTGGTGATACGCGACCAGCCCTGCCGCGCCACGGAAACGGGCCGGCGCCTGTGCCAGCACGTGGACCAGGTGCAGCTGCTCGAACAGGATTTGCAGGGCACCTTGCCGGCGCTGGCGCAGACAGCACTGGGCGTGTCGCGCGCCAGCGTGCCCGTCGCCGTGAATGCCGACAGCCTGGCCACCTGGCTGACGCCCGCCATCGCCGCCTTTGCGGCCGGGCACCCGGTGCTGCTGCAAGTGGCCGTCGACGACCAGGACCATACGGCCGAATGGCTGCGCAGCGGCGCCGTGCTGGCCGCCGTCAGCGCCACGGCCCGGCCCGCATCGGGCTGCAACAGCCGCCCGCTGGGCGCCATGCGCTACCTGGCCGCCGCCAGTCCCGCCTTCCTGCAGCGCTATTTTGCCCACGGCGTCGGCGCCGCCAGCCTGGCGCTGGCACCCAGCCTCGTCTTCAATGCCAAGGACGAACTGCAGGCGCGCTGGGTGCGGCGCCTGTGCCACCGGCACGTGGAACTGCCGCGCCATGCCCTGCCTTCGTCGCATGCCTTCGTCACGGCCGCCCTGGCCGGCATGGGCTGGGGCTTGCACCCGCAGGCGCTGATCCAGCCGCATATTGACAATGGCAGCCTGGTCGAACTGCTGCCGGATACCCCGCTCGATGTCGCCCTGTACTGGCATACGGCGCGCGCCGCCTCCGGCCTGCTCGACGGCTTGAGCGCAGCCATCGTGGCCGCCGCCCGCACGGCCCTGCTGCCGCCCTGA
- a CDS encoding MFS transporter, with the protein MNNTFRSLRIPNYRIWAGGALVSNIGTWMQRTAQDWLVLSELTQHNASAVGIVMALQFGPQLLLLPLTGMAADLLDRRKLLLCTQAAMGLLALGLGILCISGLVELWHVYVFAFLLGCVTAFDSPVRQTFVAEIVGEEDLTNAVALNSTSFNAARMLGPAVAGLLISSVGSGWVFIINAVSFAAVIGSLLLLRVELLRHAPRVKATRASLGEGFRYVRQRPDLMAILLMLFLIGTFGLNFPIFLSTMSVTAFHAGAGQYGVLSSVMACGSVAGALLAAGRGQPTLALLLGAAALFGLACALAAVMPNYWLFGMMLVVIGIAAQTFTTSVNSSVQLSTAPAMRGRVMAILLAISAGGTPLGAPIVGWVADTFGPRWALGIAALSGLAAAVVGVRYLVKHHQLRLNVDLRRRRFAFSSDQH; encoded by the coding sequence ATGAACAACACATTCCGTTCGCTACGCATTCCCAATTACCGTATCTGGGCCGGCGGCGCCCTCGTGTCGAATATCGGCACGTGGATGCAGCGCACGGCGCAGGATTGGCTGGTGCTGAGCGAATTGACGCAGCACAATGCCAGCGCCGTCGGCATCGTCATGGCCTTGCAATTCGGCCCGCAACTGCTGTTGCTGCCCCTGACGGGCATGGCGGCCGACCTGCTCGACCGCAGGAAATTGCTGCTGTGCACGCAGGCGGCCATGGGCTTGCTGGCGCTGGGACTCGGGATATTGTGCATCAGCGGCCTGGTAGAACTGTGGCATGTGTATGTGTTTGCTTTCCTGCTGGGCTGCGTGACGGCCTTCGATTCGCCCGTGCGCCAGACTTTCGTGGCTGAAATCGTCGGCGAGGAAGATCTGACGAACGCCGTGGCGCTTAACTCCACCTCGTTCAATGCGGCGCGCATGCTGGGTCCTGCCGTCGCCGGCTTGCTGATCAGCAGCGTCGGCAGCGGCTGGGTCTTCATCATCAACGCCGTCAGTTTTGCCGCCGTGATCGGTTCGCTGTTGCTGCTGCGCGTAGAACTGCTGCGCCATGCGCCGCGCGTCAAGGCCACGCGCGCCAGCCTCGGCGAGGGTTTCCGCTACGTGCGCCAGCGGCCCGACCTGATGGCCATCCTGCTGATGCTGTTTCTGATCGGCACCTTCGGCCTGAACTTCCCGATTTTCCTCTCGACCATGTCCGTGACGGCCTTCCATGCGGGCGCCGGCCAGTATGGCGTGCTCAGCTCCGTGATGGCATGCGGCTCCGTGGCCGGCGCCCTGCTGGCGGCGGGGCGCGGCCAGCCGACGCTGGCCCTGCTGCTGGGGGCGGCCGCGCTGTTCGGGCTGGCCTGCGCGCTGGCCGCCGTGATGCCCAATTACTGGCTGTTCGGCATGATGCTGGTGGTCATCGGCATCGCCGCGCAAACGTTTACCACCAGCGTCAACAGCAGCGTGCAACTGTCGACGGCGCCCGCCATGCGGGGCCGCGTGATGGCCATCCTTTTGGCGATCTCGGCAGGCGGCACGCCGCTGGGCGCGCCCATCGTGGGCTGGGTGGCCGACACCTTCGGCCCGCGCTGGGCGCTGGGCATCGCCGCCCTGTCGGGCCTGGCGGCCGCCGTCGTCGGCGTGCGCTACCTGGTCAAACATCACCAGTTGCGCCTGAACGTCGACCTGCGGCGCCGGCGCTTCGCATTCAGCAGCGACCAGCATTGA
- a CDS encoding MarR family winged helix-turn-helix transcriptional regulator, with protein sequence MTTAQEDHEQVLQLAGELRILVGKLRRRLREEAYLGDVSMSQASVLSRLERDGPATASSLARAEGMRPQSMAATVQALTQARMVTGSPDPLDGRQTLLTLTDSCRAWIAASRAAREDWLARTIETRLTPAEVTELDKAVALLKRLAE encoded by the coding sequence ATGACCACCGCGCAAGAAGACCACGAACAAGTTCTGCAACTGGCCGGCGAATTGCGCATCCTGGTCGGCAAATTGCGCCGCCGCCTGCGCGAAGAGGCGTACCTGGGGGACGTCAGCATGTCGCAGGCGTCCGTGCTCAGCCGTCTCGAGCGCGACGGCCCCGCCACCGCCAGCAGCCTGGCGCGCGCCGAAGGCATGCGGCCCCAGTCCATGGCCGCCACCGTGCAAGCCTTGACGCAAGCGCGGATGGTGACGGGGTCGCCCGACCCGCTCGATGGTCGGCAGACGCTATTGACCCTGACGGACAGCTGCCGCGCCTGGATCGCGGCGAGCCGCGCCGCACGCGAAGACTGGCTGGCGCGCACCATCGAAACCCGGCTCACGCCGGCCGAAGTCACCGAGCTCGACAAGGCGGTGGCCTTACTCAAACGCTTGGCGGAGTGA
- the flgL gene encoding flagellar hook-associated protein FlgL, translated as MRISTRMIYDQGSSQLNNLQGALNRTQMQLSSNRRNLTPADDPIASARALEVTQSQSINTQFVTNRSNAKNFLSQEELALASTTSLIADVKDLVLKAGNPSLKDVDRDTLARELEGRLTDLLGIANTADGAGGYLFSGYKSTTQPFSQTPTGASYVGDQGQRELQVGSARYLATSDSGATVFENNLTGNGKFTTAAATANFTRGGSGVISGGTVTDPSALTGHKYSIDFKVTGTGTDAVTTYTVTDATLGQTVPNPAVPIPYKAGDAITFDGQQVNITGKPADLDSFTLEPSAKESLFTTVKNLIGVLRQPGSGDAGQARLTNGLNAAHNILDTAYDNVLSVRADVGSRMKELDYLDSAGDDLDIQYATTLSDLQDLDMVKAISTFSQQQVTLQAAQKSFTSISGLSLFNYIS; from the coding sequence ATGCGCATCAGCACACGAATGATTTATGACCAGGGCAGCTCGCAGCTGAACAATCTGCAGGGCGCCTTGAACCGTACGCAGATGCAGCTGTCGTCGAACCGCCGCAACCTGACGCCGGCCGACGATCCGATCGCCTCGGCGCGCGCGCTGGAAGTGACGCAGTCGCAATCGATCAACACCCAGTTCGTGACGAACCGTTCGAATGCGAAGAACTTCCTGTCGCAGGAAGAGCTGGCGCTGGCCAGCACCACCTCGCTGATCGCCGACGTGAAGGACCTGGTGCTCAAGGCCGGTAACCCTTCCCTGAAGGATGTCGACCGCGATACCCTGGCGAGGGAGCTGGAAGGCCGGCTGACCGACTTGCTGGGCATCGCGAATACGGCCGACGGCGCGGGCGGCTACCTGTTTTCCGGCTACAAATCCACGACCCAGCCATTCAGCCAGACGCCGACGGGCGCCAGCTATGTGGGCGACCAGGGACAGCGCGAATTGCAGGTGGGTTCGGCGCGCTACCTGGCCACCAGCGATTCCGGCGCCACCGTGTTTGAAAACAACCTGACGGGCAACGGCAAGTTCACGACGGCCGCCGCTACCGCCAACTTCACGCGCGGCGGCTCGGGCGTGATTTCGGGCGGCACGGTGACGGACCCGTCGGCATTGACGGGGCACAAGTACTCGATCGACTTCAAGGTCACGGGCACGGGAACGGACGCCGTCACCACCTATACCGTCACCGACGCCACCCTGGGCCAGACGGTGCCCAATCCTGCCGTGCCCATCCCCTACAAGGCGGGCGACGCCATCACCTTCGACGGCCAGCAAGTGAACATCACGGGCAAGCCGGCCGACCTGGACAGCTTTACCCTGGAGCCGAGCGCCAAGGAATCGTTGTTTACCACCGTGAAAAACCTGATCGGCGTGCTGCGCCAGCCTGGCAGCGGCGATGCGGGCCAGGCGCGCCTGACGAACGGCTTGAACGCCGCGCACAACATCCTCGACACGGCCTATGACAATGTGCTGTCCGTGCGCGCCGATGTCGGTTCCCGCATGAAGGAACTCGATTACCTCGACAGCGCCGGCGACGATCTCGACATCCAGTACGCCACCACCTTGTCGGACCTGCAAGACCTGGACATGGTGAAAGCCATTTCCACCTTCAGCCAGCAGCAAGTGACCCTGCAGGCGGCGCAAAAATCGTTCACTTCGATCTCGGGCTTGTCGCTGTTCAATTACATCAGCTGA
- the flgK gene encoding flagellar hook-associated protein FlgK — protein MTSNLLSIGKSGLLAAQVGLSTTGHNITNANVAGYSRQVVLQQTSQSNYAGYGFVGTGTEVSQIKRQYDSFMATQVNSAQSATSALDTYYTQISQIDNLLADPTAGLSPAMQDFFKGVQDFSSNPSSVASRQALLSSAGSLASRFQGLSARLTEIGDGVNSQITSNVTVINTYAKQLAELNKSISQLSVDASNQPNDLLDQRDQLITELNKYVKATVQPAANNTVTISIGAGQPLVVADRSFELAATPSRTDPNRIEVGYVTGSTVTVLPDSSLTGGSLGGLLEFRSGTLDNVQNSLGKVAIALASTFNDQHKLGQDLNGAMGGDFFKIPDPVIGADRGNNASSTTVLSAKVSDPTKLTASDYSLKYDGSNYVVTRESDGTHTIINPYPQTGPQTIDGVDFSISGTAAQGDNYVIKPTANGAAGLNVLITDRNKIAAAAPIATSAPVANTGSGKLSAGSVDKAYLTPGNALTGPLTLTYDKATTSLTGFPAGQAVTVKGLNGATTTYPAGTANIPYTEGDNFSFGGINVSMTGTPAQGDTFVIKPNTGGVGDNRNAALLAGLQTKNILDGGNATFQGSYAQTVSFVGNKTREVQVSGLASLALLQQVSTQQQAVSGVNLDEEAANLLRYQQSYQACGKVMQIASTLFDVVIGLGR, from the coding sequence ATGACTTCGAATCTACTCAGCATCGGTAAGAGCGGTTTGCTTGCAGCGCAGGTGGGCCTGTCGACGACCGGGCATAACATCACCAACGCCAACGTGGCCGGCTACAGCCGCCAGGTGGTGCTGCAGCAGACGTCGCAGTCCAACTATGCCGGCTATGGCTTTGTCGGCACGGGCACGGAAGTGTCGCAGATCAAGCGCCAGTACGACAGCTTCATGGCCACTCAGGTCAATTCCGCGCAAAGCGCGACCAGTGCGCTCGACACGTATTACACGCAGATCAGCCAGATCGACAATCTGCTGGCCGATCCCACGGCCGGTCTGTCGCCCGCCATGCAGGATTTCTTCAAGGGCGTGCAGGATTTCAGCTCGAATCCCTCGTCGGTCGCGTCGCGCCAGGCGCTGCTGTCGAGCGCCGGCTCGCTCGCTTCGCGCTTTCAGGGTCTGAGCGCGCGCCTGACGGAGATCGGTGACGGCGTCAATTCGCAGATCACGTCGAATGTGACGGTGATCAATACCTATGCCAAGCAGCTCGCCGAGCTGAACAAGTCGATTTCCCAGTTGTCGGTCGATGCCAGCAACCAGCCCAACGATCTGCTGGACCAGCGCGACCAGCTGATCACGGAATTGAACAAATATGTGAAGGCGACGGTGCAGCCCGCCGCCAACAATACCGTGACCATTTCCATCGGCGCCGGCCAGCCCCTGGTGGTGGCGGACCGCAGCTTCGAACTGGCGGCCACGCCTTCGCGGACGGACCCGAACCGCATCGAGGTGGGCTATGTCACGGGCAGCACCGTCACCGTGCTGCCGGACAGTTCCCTGACCGGCGGTTCGCTGGGCGGCTTGCTGGAATTTCGCAGCGGTACGCTGGACAATGTCCAGAACTCGCTGGGCAAGGTCGCCATCGCGCTGGCCAGCACCTTCAACGACCAGCACAAGCTGGGCCAGGACTTGAATGGCGCCATGGGCGGCGATTTTTTCAAGATACCCGACCCCGTGATCGGTGCCGACCGCGGCAACAACGCCAGCAGCACCACGGTGCTGTCGGCCAAGGTCAGCGACCCGACCAAGCTGACGGCCAGCGATTACAGCCTGAAATACGACGGCAGCAACTATGTGGTAACGCGCGAATCCGACGGCACGCACACCATCATCAATCCGTATCCGCAAACGGGGCCGCAAACCATCGACGGCGTCGATTTCTCGATCTCGGGCACGGCCGCCCAAGGCGACAACTACGTCATCAAACCCACGGCGAATGGCGCGGCCGGCTTGAACGTGCTGATCACCGACCGCAACAAGATCGCGGCCGCCGCGCCGATCGCCACCTCGGCGCCGGTGGCCAATACGGGTTCCGGCAAGCTCAGCGCCGGCTCCGTCGACAAGGCCTACCTGACGCCGGGCAATGCCCTGACCGGTCCACTGACCTTGACGTATGACAAGGCGACCACCTCGCTGACGGGTTTCCCGGCGGGCCAGGCGGTGACGGTCAAGGGCTTGAATGGCGCGACCACGACCTATCCGGCCGGCACGGCGAACATCCCCTACACGGAAGGCGACAACTTCAGCTTTGGCGGCATCAATGTCAGCATGACGGGCACGCCGGCGCAGGGCGATACCTTCGTCATCAAGCCCAATACGGGCGGCGTGGGCGACAACCGCAATGCCGCGCTGCTGGCGGGCTTGCAGACGAAGAATATCCTCGATGGCGGCAATGCCACGTTCCAGGGTTCGTATGCGCAAACCGTCAGCTTCGTGGGCAACAAGACGCGCGAAGTGCAGGTGAGCGGCCTGGCCAGCCTGGCCTTGCTGCAGCAGGTCAGCACCCAGCAGCAGGCCGTTTCCGGCGTCAACCTCGATGAAGAGGCGGCCAACCTGCTGCGTTACCAGCAGTCCTACCAGGCGTGCGGCAAGGTCATGCAGATCGCCAGCACCCTGTTCGACGTCGTCATCGGCCTGGGACGTTAA
- the flgJ gene encoding flagellar assembly peptidoglycan hydrolase FlgJ has product MISQTDLSNTAAYDVKGMDGLRQSAKAKDPAALKEAATQFEAMFINMMMKSMREATPQDGIMDSQQSKMYTSMLDQQTSQNLAKRGTGLADVLIRQLSSSNQALAADGAEAPSPRSSSMAQALAAFRQQQGALTEGAGSAAGTGKTLSDKANATQAPHVRAFQEKLGVHAEEASRATGIPAKFMLGQAALETGWGKREIISRDGSSSHNLFGIKASSDWKGKVTEAVTTEYVNGKAQRKVEKFRAYDSYADSFKDYAQLITNNKRYEKVLASAGDASTFAQGLQKAGYATDPNYAAKLTKIIKNSLVG; this is encoded by the coding sequence ATGATCAGCCAAACCGACCTCAGCAATACCGCCGCCTATGACGTCAAGGGCATGGATGGCCTGCGCCAGTCCGCCAAGGCGAAGGACCCCGCCGCCCTGAAAGAGGCGGCCACGCAATTCGAAGCCATGTTCATCAACATGATGATGAAAAGCATGCGCGAGGCCACGCCGCAGGACGGCATCATGGATAGCCAGCAGAGCAAGATGTACACCTCGATGCTGGACCAGCAGACGAGCCAGAACCTGGCCAAGCGGGGCACGGGCCTGGCGGACGTGCTGATCCGTCAATTGTCGTCGTCGAACCAGGCGCTGGCCGCCGACGGCGCCGAAGCGCCGTCGCCCCGTTCGTCGAGCATGGCGCAGGCCCTGGCCGCGTTCCGCCAGCAGCAGGGCGCGCTGACCGAGGGTGCAGGCAGCGCCGCCGGCACCGGCAAGACCCTGAGCGACAAGGCCAACGCCACGCAGGCGCCGCACGTGCGCGCCTTCCAGGAAAAGCTGGGCGTGCATGCGGAAGAGGCGAGCCGCGCCACCGGCATCCCGGCCAAGTTCATGCTGGGCCAGGCGGCGCTGGAAACGGGCTGGGGCAAGCGCGAAATCATCAGCCGCGACGGCAGCAGCAGCCACAACCTGTTCGGCATCAAGGCGTCGAGCGACTGGAAGGGCAAGGTCACGGAAGCCGTCACCACGGAATATGTAAATGGCAAGGCGCAGCGCAAGGTGGAAAAATTCCGCGCCTACGACAGCTACGCGGACAGCTTCAAGGATTATGCGCAGTTGATTACCAACAACAAGCGCTACGAAAAAGTGCTGGCCAGCGCGGGCGACGCCAGCACGTTTGCCCAGGGCTTGCAAAAGGCCGGCTACGCGACGGACCCGAATTACGCTGCCAAATTGACAAAAATCATTAAAAATTCGTTGGTCGGCTAA
- a CDS encoding flagellar basal body P-ring protein FlgI: MATFTFPRFAAVFGLAISLLAPVAQAERIKDLASIAGVRQNQLMGYGLVVGLDGSGDQTTQTPFTIQSVAAMLQQQGINLPQGTSLQLKNVAAVMVTTALPAFAQPGQLLDVTVSSMGNAKSLRGGTLLMTPLKGADGQVYGMAQGNVLVGGVGAQAAGSSVVINHLSVGRISGGATVERTVPSVLGANNTIRLELNATDFATASRVVDAINSRYGAGTAAALDGRVIQVQSPGGSDQRVSFLGQLESIEVNPARLAAKVIMNARTGSVVMNQSVTLETCAISHGNLSVTINVEPQVSQPAPLSGGRTVVTQTAQIDIKKEPGKVMLVKGGASLSDVVKALNAIGASPQDLLAILQAMKAAGSLRAELEII; encoded by the coding sequence ATGGCCACTTTTACTTTCCCCCGCTTTGCCGCTGTTTTCGGCCTGGCCATCTCCCTGCTGGCGCCCGTGGCGCAGGCCGAGCGCATCAAGGACCTGGCCAGCATCGCCGGCGTGCGCCAGAATCAGCTGATGGGCTATGGCCTCGTCGTCGGCCTCGACGGCAGCGGCGACCAGACCACGCAAACGCCATTCACCATCCAGAGCGTGGCGGCGATGCTGCAGCAGCAGGGCATTAACTTGCCACAAGGCACCAGTTTGCAGCTGAAAAACGTGGCCGCCGTGATGGTGACGACGGCCTTGCCCGCGTTTGCCCAGCCGGGCCAGCTGCTCGACGTGACGGTCTCGTCGATGGGCAATGCGAAAAGTTTGCGCGGCGGCACTTTGTTGATGACGCCATTGAAGGGCGCCGACGGCCAGGTGTACGGCATGGCGCAGGGCAACGTGCTGGTGGGCGGCGTGGGCGCGCAGGCGGCCGGCAGCTCCGTCGTCATCAATCACCTGAGCGTGGGCCGCATTTCGGGCGGCGCCACGGTCGAGCGCACCGTGCCTTCGGTGCTGGGCGCCAACAATACGATACGCCTGGAATTGAACGCCACCGATTTCGCCACGGCCAGCCGCGTGGTCGACGCCATCAACAGCCGCTACGGCGCCGGCACGGCCGCCGCGCTGGACGGGCGCGTGATCCAGGTGCAGTCGCCGGGCGGCAGCGACCAGCGCGTGTCCTTCCTGGGCCAGCTGGAAAGCATCGAAGTCAATCCGGCCCGCCTGGCGGCCAAGGTCATCATGAATGCGCGCACCGGTTCCGTCGTGATGAACCAGTCCGTGACGCTGGAAACGTGCGCCATTTCGCATGGCAACCTGTCCGTCACCATCAATGTCGAGCCGCAGGTGAGCCAGCCGGCGCCGCTGTCGGGCGGACGCACGGTGGTCACGCAGACGGCGCAGATCGATATCAAGAAGGAACCGGGCAAGGTGATGCTGGTCAAGGGCGGCGCTTCGCTGTCCGACGTGGTCAAGGCCTTGAATGCCATTGGCGCCTCGCCGCAAGACTTGCTGGCCATCCTGCAGGCGATGAAGGCGGCAGGTTCGCTGCGCGCCGAACTCGAAATCATTTGA
- a CDS encoding flagellar basal body L-ring protein FlgH, giving the protein MQYPIIALLSAVLLSGCAITPTSIVQYPTTTRAPMPEPVVVSNGSIYQPSTYRPAFEDRRARHVGDTMTIAITERTNAVKAGASSGNKSGSVGFSTPGMLQGRLGGTVSANGATKFADGDNQSASNTFSGTIGVTVIEVLPNGNLIVAGEKQIAMNKGTEFIRFSGMVNPDTIGTGNVVPSTQVADARVEYRTNSQIDRAEMASMASRFFLSLLPF; this is encoded by the coding sequence ATGCAATACCCCATCATCGCCCTGTTGTCCGCAGTCCTGCTGTCCGGCTGCGCCATCACGCCCACCTCGATCGTGCAGTACCCGACCACCACGCGCGCGCCGATGCCCGAACCCGTGGTCGTCAGCAACGGCTCCATCTACCAGCCGTCGACCTACCGTCCCGCCTTCGAAGACCGCCGCGCGCGCCACGTGGGCGACACCATGACGATCGCCATTACCGAGCGCACGAACGCCGTCAAGGCGGGCGCCAGTTCCGGCAACAAGTCGGGCAGCGTGGGCTTTTCCACGCCAGGCATGCTGCAGGGCCGTCTGGGCGGCACCGTCTCGGCGAATGGCGCCACCAAGTTTGCGGACGGCGACAACCAGTCCGCCAGCAACACCTTTTCCGGCACGATCGGCGTGACGGTGATTGAAGTGCTGCCGAACGGTAACCTGATCGTGGCCGGCGAGAAACAGATCGCCATGAACAAGGGCACGGAATTCATCCGCTTCTCGGGCATGGTCAATCCCGATACCATCGGCACGGGCAACGTCGTGCCATCGACCCAGGTGGCCGACGCGCGCGTCGAATACCGCACCAACAGCCAGATCGACCGCGCCGAAATGGCCTCGATGGCGTCGCGCTTCTTCCTCAGCCTGCTGCCGTTCTGA
- the flgG gene encoding flagellar basal-body rod protein FlgG has protein sequence MIRSLWIAKTGLEAQQTQMDVIANNLANVSTTGFKKSRAVFEDLLYQNVRQPGAQSSQQTQLPSGLQIGTGVRTVATERIHTQGNPQASGNSRDVMVNGTGFFQVLLPDGATAYTRDGSFQTDANGQLVTSEGFVIQPAITVPTNALSLTVARDGTVSVTLPDTVAPSQIGSLQLTTFVNPAGLESKGENLYMETGASGVAQTNTPGTNGAGVLMQGYIETSNVNVAEEMVNMIQTQRAYEINSKAITTSDQMLQKLSQL, from the coding sequence ATGATTCGTTCCCTTTGGATAGCCAAGACCGGCCTGGAAGCGCAGCAGACGCAGATGGACGTGATCGCCAATAACCTGGCCAACGTCAGCACCACGGGCTTCAAGAAGTCGCGCGCCGTGTTTGAAGACTTGCTGTATCAAAATGTGCGCCAGCCGGGCGCGCAATCGTCGCAGCAGACCCAACTGCCATCGGGCCTGCAGATCGGCACGGGCGTACGCACCGTGGCTACCGAACGCATCCATACGCAGGGCAATCCCCAGGCGTCGGGCAATTCACGCGATGTGATGGTCAACGGCACGGGCTTTTTCCAGGTGCTGCTGCCGGACGGCGCCACCGCCTACACGCGTGACGGCTCCTTCCAGACCGATGCCAACGGCCAGCTCGTCACTTCCGAAGGTTTCGTCATCCAGCCCGCCATCACCGTGCCGACCAATGCGCTGAGCCTGACCGTGGCGCGCGACGGCACCGTCTCCGTCACCTTGCCCGACACTGTTGCACCATCGCAAATCGGCTCGCTGCAGCTGACCACCTTCGTCAATCCGGCCGGCCTGGAATCGAAGGGCGAAAACCTGTACATGGAAACGGGCGCCTCCGGCGTGGCGCAGACCAACACCCCGGGCACCAACGGCGCCGGCGTGCTGATGCAGGGCTATATCGAAACGTCGAACGTCAACGTGGCCGAGGAAATGGTCAACATGATCCAGACGCAGCGCGCTTACGAGATCAACAGCAAGGCCATCACCACGTCCGATCAAATGCTGCAGAAATTGTCGCAACTTTAA
- a CDS encoding flagellar basal body rod protein FlgF: MDRLIYTAGSGAKHILDKQATTANNLANATSTGFRAQLDSFRAVPVVADGMMPTRAFVVDSTVGSDFTQGPMQHTGRALDVAVENGGWIAVQSADGSEAYTRNGALKLNENGMLQTQSGLMVQGDTGPMAIPPGVTVAIASDGTVGTISTDVPPGPSTVLGRIKLVNPPEQQLVRGDDGLFRLKDGTVAQADQAVKLTTGALEGSNVSPVDSMVSMIALARQFETQMSLLKNAENNAAKATQILALN, translated from the coding sequence ATGGACCGTCTCATCTACACCGCCGGCTCCGGCGCCAAGCACATCCTGGACAAGCAGGCGACCACGGCGAACAACCTGGCGAACGCCACCAGCACGGGTTTCCGCGCTCAGCTCGACTCGTTTCGCGCCGTGCCCGTGGTGGCCGATGGCATGATGCCGACGCGCGCCTTCGTCGTCGATTCGACGGTCGGTTCCGACTTCACGCAAGGCCCGATGCAGCACACGGGCCGCGCGCTCGACGTGGCCGTGGAAAACGGCGGCTGGATCGCGGTGCAGTCGGCCGATGGTTCCGAAGCCTACACGCGCAACGGCGCCCTGAAGCTCAATGAAAACGGCATGCTGCAGACGCAGTCGGGCCTGATGGTGCAGGGCGATACGGGCCCCATGGCCATTCCGCCCGGCGTGACGGTGGCCATCGCCAGCGACGGTACGGTGGGCACGATATCCACGGACGTGCCGCCAGGCCCGTCGACGGTGCTGGGGCGCATCAAGCTGGTCAACCCGCCCGAGCAGCAACTGGTGCGCGGCGACGACGGCCTGTTCCGTCTGAAGGATGGCACGGTGGCGCAGGCCGACCAGGCAGTCAAGCTGACCACCGGTGCCCTGGAGGGCAGCAATGTCAGCCCTGTCGACTCCATGGTCAGCATGATCGCTCTGGCGCGCCAGTTCGAAACGCAAATGAGCTTGTTGAAGAATGCCGAGAATAACGCGGCGAAAGCCACCCAGATCCTCGCTTTGAATTGA